The DNA sequence TCTTCTTCAGCCAGAAGATGGCAGCGAAGGAACCAGAGAAGAAGATTCCCTCCACAGCAGCGAAGGCCACCACACGCTCTCCTGGAGTGGAGGAACAACAGTGATGATCAATACCCGATATGTGATCAATATCAGACCTGATCATCCAGGAACATGAACTACATGTTGAGTCTCGGTGAGCCTGTTTACCGTAGTTGGCGCTCTTGTTGCCGATCCAGTTGATGGCCCAGTCGGCCTTCTTCTTCACACACGGCAGAGTCTCCACAGCATTGAAGAGGTATTCTCTGAGGGTCAGTAAACACACCGTCACACAACAATTCAGcaaacacaccatcacacaACAGGTCAGTGAACACACCATCAGACTACAGCAGCTCACCTCTCTTTGGCGTCCTTGATGTATGTGTCGATGAGGAGGCTGTACATCTCTGAGTGGATGTTCTCCATGGCGATCTGGAAACCATAGAAACATCTGGCCTCTGTCACCTGCACTTCCTGGGTGAAGCGCTCCACCTGGTGGTCACAGAGGACGAGAACAAGATGAGAAAACAGGCAAACAGTAAAAATGGATCAATAATCAGTCCTGGTGACATGTTTATGGACAGTAGTGAGTCGGAGGTGCTCACCAGGTTCTCGTTGACGATGCCATCGCTGGCGGCAAAGAAAGCCAACACATGAGAGATGAAGTACCTCTCCTCATCCTTCAGAGACTCCCAGTGCTGCAGGTCCTTTGACAGATCCACCTGAACAAACACACGCCATCAATATCCCATCATGCAACAGCTGCTGGCtataaaaaactgttttataccAACTACCAGCTGTGATGCCTGAGTGGCTGGCGTTCATGTTTACCTCCTCTGCGGTCCAGAAGGAGGCCTCAGC is a window from the Thunnus thynnus chromosome 18, fThuThy2.1, whole genome shotgun sequence genome containing:
- the LOC137169023 gene encoding ribonucleoside-diphosphate reductase subunit M2 isoform X2, which produces MYKKAEASFWTAEEVDLSKDLQHWESLKDEERYFISHVLAFFAASDGIVNENLVERFTQEVQVTEARCFYGFQIAMENIHSEMYSLLIDTYIKDAKEREYLFNAVETLPCVKKKADWAINWIGNKSANYGERVVAFAAVEGIFFSGSFAAIFWLKKRGLMPGLTFSNELISRDEGLHCDFACLMFKHLLNKPSAETVTSIIRNAVEIEQEFLTEALPVKLIGMNCELMKQYIEFVADRLMLELGFSKIYRVENPFDFMENISLEGKTNFFEKRVGEYQRMGVMSGPTDNTFRLDADF